Proteins encoded in a region of the Pseudomonas sp. GOM7 genome:
- the nadA gene encoding quinolinate synthase NadA has translation MTQISERLLVQAHLDAKQPKPLTAEEEAVYRREIAAELKKQNAVLVAHYYCDPVIQALAEETGGCVADSLEMARFGNQHPAQTVMVAGVKFMGETAKILNPEKRVLMPTLEATCSLDLGCPVDEFSAFCDQHPERTVVVYANTSAAVKARADWVVTSSCALEIVESLMDNGETLIWAPDKHLGNYIQRETGADMLLWDGACIVHEEFKSKQLMDMKALYPDAAILVHPESPQSVVELADAVGSTSQLIKAAQTLPNSTFIVATDRGIFYKMQQLCPDKTFIEAPTAGNGAACRSCAHCPWMAMNTLERVLTGLREGTGEIQVDPALIPKAIKPLKRMLDFTQAARLKVAGNA, from the coding sequence ATGACGCAGATTTCCGAACGTCTCCTCGTTCAAGCCCATCTCGATGCCAAGCAGCCCAAGCCGCTGACGGCCGAGGAGGAGGCTGTCTATCGCCGCGAGATCGCCGCCGAACTGAAGAAACAGAACGCGGTGCTGGTGGCGCACTATTACTGCGATCCAGTGATCCAGGCCCTGGCCGAGGAAACCGGCGGTTGCGTTGCCGACTCCTTGGAAATGGCCCGCTTCGGCAACCAGCACCCGGCGCAGACCGTGATGGTGGCCGGAGTCAAATTCATGGGCGAGACGGCGAAGATCCTCAATCCGGAAAAGCGCGTGCTGATGCCGACCCTGGAGGCGACCTGCTCGCTGGATCTGGGCTGCCCGGTGGACGAGTTCTCGGCTTTCTGCGACCAGCACCCGGAGCGCACTGTGGTGGTCTACGCCAACACCTCGGCAGCGGTAAAGGCGCGCGCCGACTGGGTGGTGACCTCCAGTTGCGCCCTGGAGATCGTCGAAAGCCTGATGGACAACGGCGAGACCCTCATCTGGGCACCGGATAAGCACCTGGGCAATTACATCCAGCGCGAGACTGGCGCCGACATGCTGCTGTGGGACGGGGCCTGCATCGTGCATGAGGAGTTCAAGTCCAAGCAGCTCATGGACATGAAGGCACTCTATCCGGACGCCGCCATCCTGGTGCACCCGGAGTCGCCGCAGAGCGTTGTGGAGCTGGCCGACGCGGTGGGCTCCACCAGCCAGTTGATCAAGGCGGCGCAGACCCTGCCCAATTCCACCTTCATCGTCGCCACCGATCGCGGCATCTTCTACAAGATGCAGCAGTTATGCCCGGACAAGACCTTCATCGAAGCGCCCACTGCGGGTAACGGCGCGGCATGCCGCAGTTGCGCGCATTGCCCCTGGATGGCGATGAATACCCTGGAGCGTGTGCTGACCGGGCTGCGTGAAGGCACTGGCGAGATTCAGGTGGATCCGGCGCTGATCCCCAAGGCGATCAAGCCGCTCAAGCGCATGCTCGACTTTACCCAGGCCGCCAGGCTCAAGGTGGCCGGCAACGCCTGA
- a CDS encoding MexW/MexI family multidrug efflux RND transporter permease subunit — protein sequence MKFTDLFITRPVLSLVVNALILLLGVLALEHLPIRQYPLLENATIRVTTEYPGAPAELMQGFVTQPIAQALASVEGVDYLSSSSVQGKSAIDVRLRLGQNSTQALAEVMARVNQVRYRLPEEAYDPVIERSSGDSTAVAYVGFSSKDLSAPALTDYLSRVVEPMFSSIDGVAKVEIFGGQRMAMRLWLDPARLAARGLTAEEVAAAIRAENYQAAPGKVKGQYQVSGIEVDTDLTSVEQFREMVIHSDARGLVRIKDVGTVELGAAASETSALMDAQPAVHLGVFAAPRGNPLVIVEGIKQHLPEIRKTLPPGVEVELAFETARFIQASINEVMHTLIEALLIVVVVIYFCLGSFRTVLIPIMAIPLSMLGAAGLMLAFGFSINLLTLLAMVLAIGLVVDDAIVVVENTHRHMAEGKSAVVAALLGAREVAGPVIAMTLTLAAVYAPIAFMGGLTGALFREFALSLAGAVLISGIVALTLSPVMASMLLRNDHESRVAQAANRFFESLAQRYGNLLERSLAHRGISLVVAVIVLVSLPLLYQQSQRELAPVEDQASILAAIKAPQYANLAYSELFSLKLDEVFQELPETTSRWIINGTDGPATSFGGINLSAWDERERDASAIQAELQQKVGAVEGTSIFVFQLPPLPGSTGGMPVQLVLRTSQDYRTLYDSMETLKRKARESGLFAAVDSDLDFNNPVLRLRVDRDKANAIGVRMSDIGQSLAVLVGENYVNRFGFQGRSYDVIPQGTREMRMSAEALGQQYVRSREGRLVPLSSLVQVEEKIDPNKLTQFNQQNSATLQAIPAPGVSLGQCVDFLEKASADLPVGFTLDWQADSRQYVQEGNTLVLAFGLAVIVIYLVLAAQYESLVDPLIILFTVPLSICGALIPLALGLATLNIYTQIGLVTLIGLISKHGILMVVFANEIQVREGLDRHAAILRAARIRLRPILMTTAAMVVGLIPLLFASGAGAHSRQGLGLVIVCGMLVGTAFTLFILPTAYSLLARDHRALELDPRTVELKHVTQ from the coding sequence ATGAAGTTCACCGACCTGTTCATCACGCGGCCGGTTCTGTCGCTGGTGGTCAACGCGCTTATTCTGTTGCTGGGGGTGTTGGCGCTGGAGCATCTGCCGATCCGCCAATACCCCTTGCTGGAAAATGCCACCATCCGGGTGACCACCGAATACCCAGGGGCACCGGCCGAGCTCATGCAAGGCTTCGTCACCCAACCGATCGCCCAGGCGCTGGCCTCGGTGGAAGGGGTGGATTACCTGAGTTCCTCCTCGGTTCAGGGCAAGAGCGCAATCGACGTGCGCCTGCGCCTGGGGCAGAACTCGACTCAGGCACTGGCCGAGGTCATGGCCCGGGTCAACCAGGTACGCTACCGCCTGCCGGAAGAAGCCTACGACCCGGTGATCGAACGCTCCAGTGGCGACTCCACCGCGGTCGCCTACGTTGGCTTCTCGAGCAAGGATCTATCCGCCCCGGCGCTGACCGATTACCTGTCGCGGGTGGTGGAGCCGATGTTCTCCTCCATCGATGGCGTGGCCAAGGTGGAAATCTTCGGCGGCCAGCGCATGGCGATGCGCCTCTGGCTCGACCCGGCGCGCCTGGCCGCGCGCGGTCTCACCGCCGAGGAAGTGGCAGCGGCGATTCGTGCGGAGAACTACCAGGCCGCGCCCGGGAAGGTCAAAGGTCAGTACCAGGTTTCCGGTATCGAAGTGGATACCGATCTGACCAGCGTCGAGCAGTTCCGGGAGATGGTGATACACAGCGATGCACGTGGCCTGGTGCGGATCAAGGACGTGGGGACCGTCGAGTTGGGCGCGGCTGCCAGCGAAACCAGCGCCTTGATGGACGCCCAGCCGGCGGTTCACCTGGGGGTGTTCGCGGCACCGCGCGGCAACCCGCTGGTGATAGTCGAGGGGATCAAGCAGCATTTGCCGGAAATCCGCAAGACGCTGCCGCCCGGCGTCGAGGTCGAGCTGGCATTCGAGACCGCGCGCTTCATCCAGGCCTCCATCAATGAGGTCATGCACACCCTGATCGAGGCGCTGTTGATCGTCGTGGTGGTCATCTACTTCTGCCTCGGCTCGTTTCGCACGGTGCTCATTCCGATCATGGCCATCCCCCTGTCGATGCTTGGTGCCGCCGGGCTGATGCTGGCCTTCGGCTTCAGCATCAACCTGCTGACCCTGCTGGCGATGGTGCTGGCCATTGGTCTGGTGGTGGACGATGCCATTGTCGTGGTGGAAAACACCCATCGGCACATGGCCGAAGGCAAATCGGCTGTGGTCGCGGCCCTGCTCGGCGCGCGGGAAGTGGCCGGGCCGGTGATCGCCATGACCCTGACCCTGGCTGCGGTATACGCCCCGATTGCCTTCATGGGTGGGCTCACCGGTGCGCTGTTTCGCGAATTCGCCCTGAGCCTGGCCGGCGCCGTGCTGATCTCCGGTATCGTGGCTCTGACGCTTTCGCCGGTGATGGCCTCCATGCTGCTGCGCAACGATCATGAGAGCCGCGTGGCGCAGGCCGCGAACCGCTTCTTCGAGTCGCTCGCGCAGCGCTATGGCAACCTGTTGGAGCGCTCGCTGGCGCATCGAGGTATTTCCCTGGTGGTCGCCGTGATCGTGCTGGTCAGCCTGCCCTTGCTCTACCAGCAGTCGCAGCGCGAACTGGCGCCCGTGGAGGATCAGGCGAGCATCCTCGCCGCCATCAAGGCGCCGCAGTACGCCAACCTGGCCTATAGCGAACTGTTTTCCCTCAAGCTCGACGAGGTTTTCCAGGAACTGCCGGAAACCACCAGCCGCTGGATCATCAATGGCACCGACGGGCCGGCCACCAGTTTCGGCGGTATCAACCTGTCTGCCTGGGATGAGCGCGAGCGCGACGCCTCGGCGATTCAGGCCGAGCTTCAGCAGAAGGTCGGTGCGGTGGAAGGCACCAGCATCTTCGTCTTCCAGTTGCCGCCCTTGCCGGGTTCCACGGGTGGCATGCCGGTGCAACTGGTGCTGCGCACCTCGCAGGATTACCGCACGCTGTATGACAGCATGGAGACGCTGAAGCGCAAGGCCCGTGAAAGCGGCCTGTTCGCTGCGGTGGACAGCGACCTTGACTTCAACAATCCGGTGCTGCGCCTGCGTGTCGACCGTGACAAGGCCAATGCCATCGGCGTGCGCATGAGCGACATCGGCCAGTCCCTGGCCGTGCTGGTCGGCGAGAACTACGTCAATCGCTTTGGCTTTCAGGGGCGCTCCTATGACGTCATCCCGCAGGGCACCCGCGAAATGCGCATGAGCGCCGAAGCCCTCGGGCAACAATACGTGCGTAGCCGCGAAGGGCGACTGGTGCCGTTGTCCTCCCTGGTGCAGGTGGAGGAGAAGATCGACCCCAACAAACTGACCCAGTTCAACCAGCAGAACTCGGCCACGCTGCAGGCCATTCCCGCACCCGGGGTCAGCCTCGGTCAGTGCGTGGATTTCCTGGAGAAGGCCAGTGCCGATCTGCCGGTCGGCTTCACCCTGGACTGGCAGGCCGATTCACGGCAGTACGTCCAGGAAGGCAATACCCTGGTATTAGCCTTTGGTCTGGCGGTGATCGTCATTTATCTGGTGCTGGCCGCCCAGTACGAGAGCCTGGTGGACCCCTTGATCATCCTGTTCACCGTGCCCTTGTCGATCTGCGGTGCGCTGATTCCCCTGGCCCTGGGGCTGGCGACGTTGAACATCTACACCCAGATCGGTCTGGTCACCCTGATCGGCCTGATCAGCAAGCACGGTATTCTCATGGTGGTCTTCGCCAACGAGATACAGGTCAGGGAAGGGCTCGACCGCCACGCCGCCATACTGCGTGCTGCGCGCATTCGCCTGCGCCCGATCCTGATGACCACCGCGGCGATGGTGGTGGGCCTCATCCCGCTGCTGTTCGCCAGCGGGGCTGGCGCGCACAGCCGGCAGGGCCTGGGGCTGGTGATCGTCTGCGGAATGCTCGTGGGTACCGCCTTCACCCTGTTCATCCTGCCCACGGCCTACAGCTTGCTGGCCCGAGATCATCGGGCGCTGGAACTCGATCCAAGAACCGTCGAGTTGAAGCATGTAACGCAATGA
- a CDS encoding quorum-sensing-regulated virulence factor family protein: MLRYILPAFALSLTLPLAQAASLKEMELTRTLEKVAQESSVGTPRAINEDILDQGYTVDGHTLINHLSVRPAHAAKMRGNPDIVRSQLAASVCRNPGYRQLLSQGAQLRYQFSEYRSNRPITTEVFERSDCGL; encoded by the coding sequence ATGCTGCGTTACATTCTTCCCGCGTTCGCGCTCAGCCTGACGCTTCCGCTCGCTCAGGCGGCATCACTCAAGGAAATGGAGTTGACGCGAACGCTGGAAAAGGTCGCCCAGGAAAGCAGCGTGGGCACGCCGCGGGCGATCAACGAAGACATTCTCGATCAGGGTTATACCGTCGATGGCCACACCCTGATCAACCACCTCAGCGTGCGCCCGGCACATGCGGCGAAAATGCGCGGCAATCCCGACATCGTCAGGAGCCAGCTAGCGGCCAGCGTCTGCCGCAATCCGGGTTACCGCCAACTGCTGAGCCAGGGCGCGCAGTTGCGCTACCAGTTCAGCGAATACCGTAGCAATCGGCCGATCACCACCGAGGTATTCGAGCGCAGCGACTGCGGCCTGTGA
- a CDS encoding DMT family transporter, whose protein sequence is MPNPALRADLLMLLTAMIWGSAFVAQRLGMDSIGPFLYTGLRFALACLALLPVLMLLQRGKRQRPAALDRSTLLGGVSMGLVLALGINLQQVGLLFTSVTNSGFITGLYVIVVPLLGLFIGQRSSLGIWLGASLAVLGMFLLSVGEGFSVAPGDWLQLAGAFVWGIHVLLVSFFASRHDPLRLALIQFVTCALISLLLATIFETATPDGILAAAPAILYGGLLGVAVGFTLQVVAQQHAIASHAAIILSLEAVFAAIAGALLLGEVLALRGYLGCALMFAGMLIAQLWPKPLVVSGTPADAGAARR, encoded by the coding sequence ATGCCAAATCCCGCCCTGCGTGCCGATCTGCTGATGCTGTTGACCGCGATGATCTGGGGCAGCGCCTTCGTCGCCCAGCGCCTGGGCATGGACAGCATCGGCCCCTTTCTCTATACCGGCCTGCGTTTCGCCCTCGCCTGCCTGGCCCTGCTGCCGGTACTGATGCTGCTGCAACGCGGCAAGCGCCAGCGGCCCGCTGCGCTCGATCGCAGCACATTGCTTGGCGGCGTGAGCATGGGCCTGGTACTGGCGCTGGGGATCAATCTGCAGCAGGTCGGCCTGCTGTTCACCAGCGTCACCAATTCCGGCTTCATTACCGGACTGTACGTGATCGTGGTGCCGCTGCTCGGTCTGTTCATCGGTCAGCGCAGCAGCCTGGGCATCTGGCTGGGCGCCAGCCTGGCGGTGCTCGGCATGTTCCTGCTCAGTGTCGGGGAAGGCTTCAGCGTCGCGCCCGGCGATTGGCTGCAACTGGCCGGCGCCTTCGTCTGGGGCATCCATGTGCTGCTGGTGAGTTTTTTCGCCAGCCGTCATGACCCGCTGCGCCTGGCCTTGATCCAGTTCGTCACCTGCGCGCTGATCAGCCTGCTGCTGGCAACGATCTTCGAGACGGCAACGCCAGACGGCATCCTTGCCGCCGCACCGGCCATCCTCTACGGTGGCCTGCTCGGTGTGGCGGTCGGGTTCACCCTGCAGGTGGTGGCGCAGCAGCACGCCATCGCCTCGCATGCGGCGATCATCCTGTCGCTGGAAGCGGTGTTCGCCGCCATCGCCGGCGCCCTGCTGCTGGGCGAAGTACTGGCCTTGCGCGGCTACCTGGGTTGCGCCTTGATGTTCGCCGGCATGCTGATCGCGCAGTTGTGGCCGAAACCGCTGGTCGTCAGCGGTACGCCTGCAGACGCCGGTGCAGCGCGTCGTTGA
- a CDS encoding MBL fold metallo-hydrolase RNA specificity domain-containing protein, translating into MALLTFLGAIQQVTGSCYLIESRDGARVLLECGMHQGRREDENRNRSAFAFDPRSLDAVVLSHAHLDHSGLLPRLVAEGYRGPIHATEASCELLELMLMDSAFLQEKDAEWENRWRARQGKPAIKPLYTIADSERALSQTRRHPYGQSSEVAKGIHVTFHNAGHILGSAIVELCVEDHHLHRRLVFSGDLGNTCSPLMQAPTQLHEADVLMLESTYGDRDHRCSEDTLEELADILQRAHRDDGNVLIPSFAVGRTQDLLYYLGRFYQQGLLPQQAVFLDSPMAIRANAIYSRYHEQFAEKDRAALAAKGVQRVEDWLPVLRCTPTVEESMAINRVKSGAIIIAGAGMCNGGRIVHHFKHNLWRENCHLVFPGFQASGTLGRLIVDGADTVKVLHQRIAVKAQVHTLGGFSAHAGQSQLLDWASQFEHHPELYLVHGELEKMQALQQALRGHLNWIANIPEPGEQIAL; encoded by the coding sequence ATGGCCCTGCTTACCTTCCTCGGCGCGATCCAACAGGTCACCGGCTCCTGCTACCTCATCGAAAGCCGCGATGGCGCCAGGGTGCTGCTCGAATGCGGCATGCATCAGGGGCGACGCGAAGATGAGAATCGCAACCGTAGCGCCTTTGCCTTCGATCCGCGCAGCCTCGACGCCGTCGTGCTCTCCCATGCCCACCTCGACCACAGCGGCCTGCTGCCACGTCTGGTCGCCGAGGGCTACCGTGGCCCCATCCATGCCACCGAGGCCAGTTGCGAACTGCTGGAGCTGATGCTGATGGATTCGGCCTTCCTGCAGGAAAAGGACGCCGAATGGGAGAACCGCTGGCGTGCCCGCCAGGGCAAGCCAGCGATAAAACCACTGTACACCATCGCCGACAGCGAACGAGCGCTCAGCCAGACACGCCGCCATCCCTATGGTCAAAGCAGCGAAGTGGCCAAGGGTATCCATGTGACCTTTCACAATGCCGGGCATATTCTCGGCTCGGCCATCGTCGAGCTGTGCGTGGAGGATCATCATCTGCACCGACGCCTGGTTTTCTCCGGCGACCTGGGCAATACCTGTTCGCCTCTGATGCAAGCGCCCACGCAATTGCACGAGGCCGACGTGCTGATGCTCGAATCCACCTACGGCGACCGCGACCACCGCTGCAGTGAAGACACCCTCGAGGAACTGGCCGACATCCTCCAGCGAGCCCACCGTGACGATGGCAACGTACTGATCCCCTCCTTCGCCGTGGGCCGCACGCAGGATCTGCTCTACTACCTCGGACGCTTCTATCAGCAAGGCCTGCTGCCGCAACAGGCAGTGTTTCTCGACAGCCCCATGGCCATTCGCGCCAACGCCATCTATAGCCGTTACCACGAGCAGTTTGCCGAGAAGGATCGGGCTGCCTTGGCTGCCAAAGGGGTACAACGCGTCGAGGACTGGCTACCGGTGCTGCGCTGCACCCCAACCGTGGAAGAGTCCATGGCGATCAACCGGGTCAAGAGCGGCGCGATCATCATTGCTGGGGCCGGTATGTGCAATGGCGGGCGTATCGTCCACCACTTCAAGCACAACCTGTGGCGCGAGAACTGCCACCTGGTCTTTCCCGGTTTCCAGGCCAGCGGCACGCTCGGCCGCCTGATCGTCGACGGTGCCGACACAGTGAAAGTGCTGCACCAGCGCATCGCGGTGAAAGCCCAGGTGCACACCCTGGGTGGCTTTTCCGCGCATGCAGGACAATCGCAGCTACTCGACTGGGCCAGCCAGTTCGAGCACCACCCCGAGCTGTACCTGGTGCATGGCGAACTGGAAAAGATGCAGGCGCTGCAGCAGGCTCTGCGCGGGCACCTGAACTGGATCGCCAATATCCCCGAGCCAGGCGAGCAGATCGCCCTGTAA
- a CDS encoding tRNA-uridine aminocarboxypropyltransferase — MTLPSSPAPQHAVARLRAERLARSLKPFIARGSRAERCPACRIQPAYCLCAWRPQVAAQSGMCLVMHDIEALKPSNTGWLIADVVPDTHAFGWARTEVDPALPALLAEPQWQPYLVFPGEYAGQERVVEEVNLAPGKRPLFVLLDATWTEARKMFRKSPYLDALPVLSFKPEQLSRYRLRRSTRGDHLCTAEVAALCLELAGDDQASAALDDYLDAFSQHYLAAKRRLPLDLNDALHRRLQAYR, encoded by the coding sequence ATGACCTTACCTTCTTCTCCTGCGCCTCAGCATGCCGTTGCCCGCCTGCGCGCCGAGCGTCTGGCGCGTAGCCTGAAACCCTTCATCGCCCGTGGCTCGCGAGCCGAGCGCTGCCCGGCCTGTCGCATCCAGCCGGCCTATTGCCTGTGCGCCTGGCGCCCGCAGGTTGCGGCGCAGTCGGGCATGTGCCTGGTGATGCACGATATCGAGGCGCTCAAACCAAGCAATACCGGCTGGCTGATCGCCGACGTGGTGCCCGATACCCACGCCTTCGGTTGGGCGCGTACCGAGGTGGATCCGGCCTTGCCGGCTCTGCTGGCCGAGCCACAGTGGCAGCCTTATCTGGTATTTCCCGGTGAATATGCCGGCCAGGAACGCGTGGTCGAGGAGGTCAATCTGGCGCCCGGCAAACGGCCTCTGTTCGTGCTGCTGGATGCCACTTGGACCGAGGCGCGCAAGATGTTTCGCAAGAGCCCCTATCTGGATGCGCTGCCGGTGCTCAGCTTCAAGCCGGAGCAGCTCTCGCGCTATCGCCTGCGCCGCTCGACGCGCGGCGACCACCTGTGCACTGCCGAGGTGGCGGCGTTGTGCCTGGAGCTGGCCGGCGATGACCAGGCCAGTGCCGCACTGGACGATTATCTGGATGCCTTCAGCCAGCACTACCTGGCAGCCAAGCGGCGCCTGCCGCTGGATCTCAACGACGCGCTGCACCGGCGTCTGCAGGCGTACCGCTGA
- a CDS encoding OmpP1/FadL family transporter yields MTTFSRRWPSSLMAGSLLVLPCLEVQASGYHFGSQSVAAQGTAHANGAEAADPSTIFYNPAGLARLKGTQVTSGLTLVLPDGKYEDKGSRDVFGNPVQGDAGDFLPDAAGAPNFYVSHEINDRVTIGLGIFTPYGAKLDYKEDWAGRYGIQSASLETVTFNPSISFRFNEHHSIGFGVSAQYIKSIQRGAADVKGASRQLAGQFVDANYESTRNAADPILGPIVGGIAGVPVPEEITSCRGVADRDGFVDCVANNFANNVQGDGYFRVKGDDWGYGWNIGYMWEPTESTRFGVAYRSHIRHTLEGETKWSFADVQGAVPSPATSLEGGFTIPLLNIYVPPTDALQQVFDENNWVNPGDFAATRLHPNSTAKTAIDTPETLSFSAFHQLNDKVALMADLTFTRHSRLDEVRIGIDQVAGYPYFNGVTEGDLAVKQDWKDTYKISLGMNYQYSDDLLLRTGVAYDKSPVNSPELRHPAFPDADRYWLSFGANYKFTPDTSVDLAYSFVQFSSGKMDYRDGCSPAGWVPGSGGLYVDSGERCTGNGGNYTGEYRTRIHFVGLALNHSF; encoded by the coding sequence ATGACAACTTTCTCTCGGCGCTGGCCATCGTCTCTGATGGCTGGCAGTTTATTGGTTTTGCCCTGCCTAGAGGTGCAGGCCTCCGGTTATCACTTCGGTTCCCAGTCCGTTGCCGCTCAGGGCACTGCCCATGCCAACGGTGCGGAAGCGGCTGACCCTTCGACCATTTTCTACAACCCGGCAGGCCTGGCACGGCTCAAAGGCACTCAGGTGACCTCCGGGTTGACCCTGGTGTTGCCCGATGGCAAGTACGAGGACAAAGGCAGTCGTGACGTATTCGGCAATCCGGTGCAGGGCGATGCCGGTGACTTCCTACCGGATGCGGCCGGGGCGCCGAATTTCTATGTCTCGCATGAGATCAACGACCGGGTGACCATCGGTCTGGGCATCTTCACGCCCTACGGCGCCAAGCTCGATTACAAGGAAGACTGGGCCGGACGCTACGGCATTCAGTCCGCCAGCCTGGAAACCGTGACCTTCAACCCCAGTATTTCCTTTCGCTTCAACGAACACCACAGCATCGGCTTTGGCGTCTCGGCGCAGTACATCAAGTCGATTCAACGTGGCGCTGCCGATGTGAAGGGGGCTTCGCGGCAGTTGGCCGGGCAGTTCGTCGATGCCAACTATGAAAGCACTCGTAACGCCGCCGATCCGATTCTGGGGCCGATCGTCGGCGGCATTGCCGGGGTTCCAGTGCCCGAGGAAATCACCTCCTGTCGAGGTGTGGCGGATCGCGATGGCTTCGTCGATTGCGTGGCGAACAACTTCGCCAACAACGTGCAGGGCGATGGCTATTTCCGCGTCAAGGGTGACGACTGGGGTTATGGCTGGAATATCGGCTACATGTGGGAGCCGACCGAGTCGACGCGCTTCGGCGTAGCCTATCGCTCGCATATCCGTCATACCCTGGAAGGTGAGACCAAGTGGAGCTTCGCCGATGTGCAGGGAGCCGTGCCTTCGCCTGCAACCTCATTGGAGGGTGGGTTCACCATCCCTCTCCTCAATATCTATGTGCCCCCCACGGACGCCTTGCAACAGGTCTTTGACGAGAACAACTGGGTCAACCCCGGCGACTTTGCCGCAACCCGCCTGCACCCGAACTCCACGGCCAAGACCGCCATCGATACCCCGGAAACCCTCTCGTTCAGCGCCTTCCATCAACTCAACGACAAGGTGGCGTTGATGGCTGACCTGACCTTCACTCGCCACTCCCGGCTCGACGAAGTGCGCATAGGGATCGACCAGGTTGCCGGTTATCCCTACTTCAATGGCGTCACCGAGGGTGATCTGGCAGTCAAGCAGGATTGGAAGGACACCTACAAGATTTCCCTGGGCATGAACTACCAGTACAGCGACGACCTGCTGTTGCGTACCGGGGTGGCCTACGACAAGTCGCCGGTCAACTCCCCCGAGTTGCGCCATCCGGCTTTCCCGGATGCTGACCGCTACTGGCTGTCCTTTGGTGCCAACTACAAGTTCACCCCCGATACCTCGGTAGATCTGGCCTACAGCTTCGTGCAGTTCTCCAGCGGCAAGATGGACTACCGCGACGGCTGTTCGCCTGCCGGCTGGGTGCCGGGCAGTGGCGGTCTGTACGTGGACAGTGGCGAACGCTGCACCGGCAATGGCGGTAATTACACGGGTGAATATCGCACGCGCATCCACTTCGTTGGTCTGGCGCTGAATCACAGCTTCTGA
- a CDS encoding LOG family protein yields the protein MPYETDDYLSRHVQTSEVDLSSKLDELINLSVPNASPNLPLYREMLTTVIRMAQADRNRWDAKIMLQTLREMEKAFAVLEQLKRRRKVTVFGSARTPADHPLYQQARELGAMLARRDLMAVTGAGGGIMAAAHEGAGPENSLGFNITLPFEQTANATMRDSQYLLSFHFFFLRKLFFVKEADALVLCPGGFGTLDEALEVLTLIQTGKSPLVPVILLDQPGGSYWKDALGFIRRQLEGNGYILPTDLNLLHLVYSPEEAVDEIARFYRNFHSSRWLKDRFVIRLNHPLSEAALERLNSDFARLCKSGGFSQQQQCEQEHDEPELRHLTRLAFAFNGRDYGRLRALLDLVNEPQNWAS from the coding sequence ATGCCTTATGAAACGGACGACTATCTGTCGCGCCATGTGCAAACCAGTGAAGTCGATCTGAGCAGCAAGCTCGACGAACTGATCAACCTCAGCGTGCCCAACGCCAGCCCCAATCTGCCGCTGTACCGGGAAATGCTCACCACCGTGATCCGCATGGCACAGGCCGACCGCAACCGCTGGGACGCCAAGATCATGCTGCAGACCCTGCGCGAGATGGAAAAGGCCTTTGCCGTGCTGGAGCAGCTCAAGCGCCGACGCAAGGTCACGGTATTCGGCTCGGCGCGTACACCGGCTGATCACCCGCTCTACCAGCAGGCTCGCGAGTTGGGCGCGATGCTGGCTCGCCGTGATCTGATGGCGGTTACCGGCGCCGGAGGCGGCATCATGGCCGCCGCCCACGAAGGTGCTGGCCCGGAAAACAGCCTGGGTTTCAATATCACCCTGCCCTTCGAGCAAACGGCTAACGCCACCATGCGCGACAGCCAGTATCTACTGTCATTTCACTTCTTCTTCCTGCGCAAGCTGTTCTTCGTCAAGGAAGCCGACGCCCTGGTGCTCTGCCCTGGCGGCTTCGGCACGCTGGACGAAGCCCTGGAAGTGCTGACCCTGATCCAGACCGGCAAGAGCCCGCTGGTGCCAGTGATACTGCTCGACCAGCCGGGCGGCAGCTATTGGAAGGATGCTTTGGGCTTCATCCGCCGCCAGCTCGAAGGCAACGGCTACATTCTGCCCACTGACCTGAACCTGCTGCACCTGGTCTACAGCCCCGAAGAGGCGGTGGATGAAATTGCCCGCTTCTATCGCAACTTCCACTCCAGCCGCTGGCTCAAGGATCGCTTCGTGATTCGCCTCAACCACCCACTGAGCGAAGCAGCCCTGGAACGCTTGAACAGCGATTTCGCCAGGCTGTGCAAGAGCGGCGGTTTCAGCCAGCAGCAGCAGTGCGAGCAGGAGCACGACGAACCCGAGCTACGTCACCTGACGCGCCTGGCCTTCGCCTTCAACGGCCGCGACTACGGACGGCTACGCGCCCTGCTCGACCTGGTCAACGAGCCGCAGAACTGGGCAAGCTGA